The following nucleotide sequence is from Patagioenas fasciata isolate bPatFas1 chromosome 6 unlocalized genomic scaffold, bPatFas1.hap1 SUPER_6_unloc_2, whole genome shotgun sequence.
tcttgctaggagtggtgacttGTTGTTCCCTACTTAGCCtgcccaatccctgtaccaaatgCTATAAGCACGTGAGAATAAGACAACTGACACAATATGTTCTCAATTATCACACTCatgttaattctggatgttatgattgatagaacaaaattggaaaaatgtgaaatccaagggcagaagttACGGGTAGCAACTAatctagggaaaggtggactcggtgtaggctctgtctcctgccctaggtgaGAACAGagtatctgttttacacaagctggtatgtggggctattcagatggaagggagtgcaagatcagtataaggaggagttagttaagagtgccactcaggaattgaaaagaaggcaagagaaacagaaagtggtacagaaaagcagtgattggtatgaagaaataaggcaaaaagacaagggaTTACAATTACCAACAGTAGGGGAAAAACCTGTTCATAGAccttatggaaaagatagcccaggaattaaatgtcacatcatgctggatatgtgggggtctCACATGGCAGAACAGTGGCCTTGGAGAGGAGAGAGTGTAAGCCCAGAAGGATTACTGGTGCGGAACAGAACTCAtgtaactcaagaaaaaaaaagaccagaaggaTGGGTATTAAGTCACTTAATAATAGGGCAGATATGCATATCAAGGGAGGATGGTAAACGAGATTTTAGTGAATACATTGGACAAACCCTTGTTAGTGCtgcgggcaaattcatcaaatacctctactcctcccacttggtggccaagtccacctaatggatattggtctcaaaATGGTagtctggtggaagaaaatagggttcatgaTAGTATGCGCATTTCTGGGCTTACTGTTTGTACCATATATGATCCCATGCTttattcggttaatacattcagtagtccaaggcatgcaaatctcagctatgcctatagatcctgaaacggCAACAAAAGAAACGGGGTATAAattgatgattttaaaagataacaccaaactggacctagcTGCCGCTAGGCAAGTACTAGCTAACTTTGaggcaaagcacgaatcaataggataaaacgaaaaagggggaattgtgaaaaatgtgaaaaatgcagttgtgattcgcgCTAAGATgttgaatgtttacagatataaccaaatgaggcacggactctgaacttggaaaagggaaaaaggtggttaagttctatgtaaaaagttatgaaacttgtttaggaagttttattgatagagggaactaacgttttaagggttaagcaactatatagtaagggcctactaacaagctaacattttaaaccacgtaattaatatctagtttagagctgtatgtaaccaattgtgctaaaaaaagcaggacttcatcgaatgccaagataagaagttttacagcaccagctgcaaccttgaggagacaagacagccaagatttacagcaaaaagggggcgccagtccggtttcagtcggtttggtagcttgggttccaACCAGTTCCTCGTAATGAGCCAAAGGgaaaaagtccactgtgacggagctgaaggagccttcatccagagacccctaaagacccctcctcaaattcaccaagtgacactgcgcaggcgaacaggggagggGCGAGAAGGGGCTATGGGAACGGTGATCTGAGACTCActtcatgaatatgtagaggcgttcctggggtcgttatgaatatgtaataccttactgtatttaagcacacttcttattgttaaaagtgtgcgtgctgggcggagtgaatcccccgcgcacccagcgctgttttgcttatgctctaatgaacacatgtttaaagaatacaattaaggaattggattaaacgttgtttatccatagaaaaagcataaGTGTCTTTGAGTCCTTTGGACTAAACCGGCTTTGAACATCATGAGCCACTTGGTTCGTTTTAATGGACAACAGCCCCTCctggtgtgcaggagctgccagttttcctccCCGCACCTCCAAGTCCACTGTCAAATTCCAAAACCCTGGGGCCCTGTCACCTCCTGGGGCTCCCGGCTCAGGAGCGGTGGTGCTGGCCCAGACGCCACACAAATGGAGAAATAACAGCAGAGTCGATGATCCCGTGACACGgccttctttattttatcagcgcacTGCGGTCACAGCCGTGTCCCTCGGCTGGCGGACAGGGCCCCTGGCCAGTGAAACCCCTCAGGTGAGAGAAGCTTCTAGTCCGCCACCACaactgaccacagctcagattcaagtaGAGGTTTTAAACGTCAACCCTTGTGGCCATTGAGGCCATGAGAGACTCCAGCACCTGTGACAAGGAGGAGGCGAGCAGCATCCTGGATGTGGCCGTGAGAGAACCTGGCTCCTGGCTGAGGAAGGTGAGCGGCCCGTGGCTGCCCTGCCCTGGAGCCCTTCCAGGCCTTGTTCTTCCCTCCCTTGCCCCGTTGCCTCAGGCACCCGGAAACGATTTCAAGGCAGCagctttgggatgggaagggcagcaggttcagaggcagctgaggaaatggctgcactccagtggcagcaccatcctcagctgggtgccctccagctcccagacactgtgaggggctgtggcagatgcaccttcctcccccaccccctgaaagcaccagaaacttctccACCAACAGCCCACCCTGCTCATGGCCCTTGGCTGGCAGACAGGGCCCCCGGCCAGTGAAACACCTCGGCTGAGAGACGCTTCTAGTCCAACAGCACAACTGACCAGAGCTCCGAAGGAGAAGGAgacggaggaggagaagcaggagaagaaagaaaaggaagagagaagagcagagaggagaaagaggaggctttttgcaggaagcagtaaagccatcatccagccactctctgcagttgttgacctgaagcaggagtggaactaagatggcaagagacCTCTTCTGGCAGCCTCACCCGACTCCAACAactgagaagctggagcgttatggtaaggccttcaggcccaatttcacatgtgtgtctgggtcaaggacatctctgaaatcaggcatggaaacccgaggactgtggggggtggttgctcaggagtggtgactgcaaggagggacctgcttgaccatctcaaagggctgaggggctgatgtggcagccagggctcctggttccctccctgacgtggcccctgccttcctgaggcagcccaggcagaagcccctgaccccaaggggctgcccttgcctggcgctgggcattgcccacgctgagctcacgtctgaatggaagagctgaaggtgctcgtgggccacgtgtgctctgtgtgttcagagatgtgacccggcaaaactggcccctgctggggagacaccagggcctgccctgagcctccaaGAGCGGtgtggagcacagccccgtgcccccgcgggcagggcagagcactgccggcttcccggctgctgcctcagagcatgacgggtctttcccttgttcttccagagttcgctaagatttgggccagcacatcgtatcacctcagcctgcagctggctctccaccaggtgggcctcacctccttctcccctcacaccctgatgaacgctgatcaagtcctgatagccctttgccatcgggtgcagctgttcttccttgGAAAGCGGGACCGATGCCCCAGCACGACAttacttccccttccttccttccttccttccttccttccttccttccttccttccttccttccttccttccttccctccttccctccctccctccttccctccctccttccctccctccttccctccctccttccctccctccttccctccctccctccttccctccctccctccttccttccttccttccttccttccttccttccttccttccttccttccttccttccttccttccttccttccttccttccttccctccttccttccctccttccttccctccttccttccctccctccttccctccctccttccttccctccctccttccttccttccttccttccttccttccttccttccttccttccttccttccttccttccttccttccttccttccttccttccttccttccttcccaaacccggcaccccaaaatcctgtcctacccaacccttcaccccaaataccTTTACCCCAATGTCatgcttccctaaaccctgcacgcccaaatcctaaccctgcaccccaaaatcatgaacccccaaactcagccctaccaaaccgtgcacctaaaatcctgcacctcaaaatccttctccccaaccctgcacccccaaatccttcatccaagtcctgaacacctgaaccctgcacccttcaaaccctgccctccaaaagtcttcacccccaaaccctgcaccccaagttcttgaaaacacaaaacctgcacccccaaagcctcactcccaccccttactccagagccctgcaccctaaatccctgcagccccaaatcctatctaaccttggacccccaaaacctgcacccctagatccttcccctcaaaacctgcacccccagatcctgctgccccatacccagcgcccccaaactctgcacctggaaatcctgcactctcataaccctgcacctcaaacaattccctcaaccctgcacccccaaaacctgtaaccccaaatgctgcacccgcagatcctgtccccaaactctgcacttccagatcctgcccccctaaacccttaaagcccaaatattgcacccctaggtccttcaacaccctgcacccccaaattccccacccaaaaacctgtaccccagatcctgcaccccaaattctgtcctcccacacaatgcaccctaaattactgcagccccaggtcctgaacacccgaagcctgcacccccaagtcctgtaccctaaagccctgcaccgaaAATGCTGCCCCTCAACTCTGCTTGGacggtgctctgagcaacctgagctggtgaagatgtccccgctcacggcacaggggggtgggttgcaacctgagcagcttttgcaacggatttgtggtgtctctgcacccctgtgcagttgtatggatgtggctgtgcttggctgcaggatgctggaggaggagctcagggcaaaactgcagtcacaagaggcccggcgggaccgcatgcgagcccagatgctgagggaccttgagctcctcctcgggtTTGAAAACAACATCGACAACCTCATCTTgcatctgcacggcatcaccgtgcccggccaggtacccacccagcgctgggtggtgcagtgacacagcgcggtgacacttggtgcagccaccgtcaccccaagtggctcattttgcccaccaaggtggttctctctgtctccaggatgattctctcctgtcccagggggtggaggagaagctccagtacctgggccagaagctgcagtacctggcacagcgggcggcccacctgtcCCTGACAGGCACATCCCCGATGGGAGCAACGGGGTAcgtggggtctccatccctgctggggtcttcggggacccgcaccaggctcctcctgatggcccgtcccaagtgaggaggatggaggtgtccccatggagcagctcagctccaggtggcactgggcactgcagggtgttgtccccaggggatcatcaagggcatcccttgggttctaacacccacctccccttcagcaatgaacccagggtgtctttcacagacttttgtgaaggccagggattttctggagaaaaaaatgtcgagcgatcctcggaacgtggtggtttcctttgaggagagagacagcagcgatgacggtaggagagcttagcggggacgcgtcccacggggactgtccctgcccctgcctgttgggatttgtgaccatcctcgcctgtctctcctgtcccagcagagtccagcccatgagttctctccagaccttgtgctgtctccaagcctttgagcatgggtggtgcttttaggtggggatgtgggagcatgaaggcagccagtggggtggtgagcatcgaaccacagaaggaacaagaaaagatgctatggggcaaggagggagagccttgtcttcaaaatcacctggttgtgaagaataaccagtgctggggtctgtctgtggcctcttcctattggatgctcttggaggagccactgagtttttggagcttgccacctcttttgaatgaagctggagcggcgtccagcaccgcgtggctccagacctttctgggaagccccggcAGCTGGGGATGGGTCACAGCGGCATTGcagctcagcctgggatgctgggcaggaagagccagggcttggcaggaaagctccttgtgaagccaccagccctccaaaacatgccggctctccctggtgacaccggcacagcggagggggccgtgcagaccctccccagcccatttctctctgttccctcctccagaatcctctgaatctgacgacgaagatgacgagcacgtccccacacgggaagacatcaagaaggaggggcagcagctgatcgaaagcaagaagaaagccagcaagaagacgcagcagtcgctccaggagagctttggatgtccCAGACcatcccttgtgcttcggatgcccccaccaccccacgtcttttggatggcccagaccatccatttGGCTCTGCactcccccgccaccccttgtaccctttctccactgggtttaataaagcagatcttttttgttcctcccaaagctgtggtcaagctgcaatggggggtcctaggtcacttctgtcacccgggacgcatgggggtcaaaccctgaggagcactcacctgggtttggaggcagccccatcgccctggccctcacccagctgttctcctcgcagagctggggatgggctggggtggggacggcgttcctggccagaggaaagccgggggcagcctggcttcccctccttgatcctgtggagccagcaacttcctgggacctctgtcccccagacggctctggctgcaccagtgggcccgtgtgtgtccacaaacatctgccaaagcctcagctgaccgagaaacccacctctcagcagcgacatcaccgaatccaagatccagagtctgttggtcaacagctgggaatgtcccagttccaggtattccgacagcctgaaggtcatagagaagaaaatcatagaatcccagaatcagactcacagaacagtttgggttggaagggaccttcacagttcatccagtccaacctctgccgtgagcagggacatcttcacccagatcaggttgcagttggtagaaatgatgacctttcagagcgtgctggtggtactttgtcccttgtgccctgccctgatgtgcagagacagaagggacactgggaagctttggggaagatcctccgtatgctgaggtgttgcgtctccttcctcttcagcctctaaaaggtatttggtaaagagcagagctggaaccgggggttcccatcatttgggataaaccctaaaaactcattaatcattttggttggaaaagaccctcaagatcatggaacccaaccataacccacccctggcactgacccctatccctgagaaccttgtctaaggcttgacaggagctccagcgcagttgtctgcagccggtgccggcgagaaacctaaaataggacatgggagaatttgcatgggagcgttcaccacacggaaatatctctgccttgggagggctgagattgagtgggttggaggttctttttgtttttaaggatgtgatcaaaatcacatgaaatgacacacaacggagggtaggcacaggctgggactgacaccggagcctcagcaccgggttttatccttcatggagaaagggaaccaggctaaatcagccagttggaggccaaaacaagcggctcctttggctgttctgggacaggagatgcaggcagggccaccagtgtggggtctgtcctgaagatgcaagggtgggatgcgggacgaggcagccagagctgcttccacacaaggaggcacaaacatctgccatttccatgttggttttaggagggttaatatatgtgatgctgATTTTTGagccacacatcgcctgggttggcatcaccagccacaggttgggttttagcatcgttctaaaatgctggagggagcagggtgggactgaggcagcactggtgacagagggacagagcccctggggtccatgtctgtcttgtgccggacaacccagagttggactcggttctctggggagccccaggagagcagagcagagggggagcatcccctccctccacctgctggtgatgtggcccaggacacacttggctctctgggctgcaaatgcacattgtggacttatgtcccttttgtcacccaccagcccttctccacagggttgctatccatccatccatcatccatccatccatccatccatccatccatcctcccccagtctgtgctggtactgggtattgccctgacccaggtgcaggacctcgcacttggcctggttgaatttcatgaggttcacatggaccccccagtctatccaggtccctctggatgccaccccttccctccagcacatcgacggcaccactcagcttggtggaaaagcagaaatgaagtgtcttgggtgatgcagaggccagggaaatgtgcctggctttagctctctgccaagaacacctggggaaaccctttgaaatgcttcagccactttagcagggaaaaataacaccccacacagttgccaggctttcactgctcacgcagggacaaagcacagcgcggggacagcacagcgctcactccgGAGCTcaccggctctgacacccgtgcctgtttgggagaaatatccatgggaaagattttgtgctctgggattcaggtcatctgaagaacaccagcaagcagaacgactgccaaaacctgcacaacgatgggaccagctccagctcccc
It contains:
- the LOC136116274 gene encoding uncharacterized protein, with protein sequence MDAASPVLLVPLSPAEVQLFSGGGLDFNKAGGECQSPGVLQMCSALSVLSRRRRSWALPLPQDVAGSQNQRTAGLRAARPLSLWERGPSSAGGAQHGGAPAERGAERRPERAGVRHGWLSEYLELGHSQLLTNRLWILDSVMSLLRGGFLGQLRLWQMFVDTHGPTGAARAVWGTEVPGSCWLHRIKEGKPGCPRLSSGQERRPHPSPSPALRGEQLGEGQGDGAASKPSCCPSFLMSSRVGTCSSSSSSDSEDSGGGNREKWAGEGLHGPLRCAGVTRESRHVLEGWWLHKELSCQALALPAQHPRLSCNAAVTHPQLPGLPRKVWSHAVLDAAPASFKRGGKLQKLSGSSKSIQ